atttcgCTTTTTCGCACCtattcaaatcattttttctccTGAAGTAGCATTCACTTTGTTCTAAAGCTTTAGGCAGAACCAACATCTTTCTGTAACCAatgattgttttaatgtttataaccctttgtgcaaataaattatttttctccaatATGTCTTCTACCTGGATTAATTTATTACAcactaacatttaaaaagcaccaaAAGAACTTTACCAAAAATGTGTAAATCTTTAAATAATTCCAAAGAGACACATAAAGAAACATACCAATGGGAAACACAAAGGTCTAAGGTCACAGACTACCTGAATGGAAACCTGACAACTGGGGGGAATAACTGGAACATAGGTAcagtataagtgtgtgagtgaatggtgagtgaatggtgtgtgtgataaaTTGGCAATAGTGTGATAATTGGTGTATtccgcccaatgcacactgggataggctccagcaacaaCCACCAGGCATCTGTTTTAGAAGGTCTTCCTAGCATCATTGGCATCATTACTATAGTTAAATTAGCAATTAAAGCAgctttttgaatttaaattttacataatAGTTTATGTAAGGCCATGCACCACAAAAAGTGTGCACATATATATGGGAAATTTGACTATgcatttcagaattattttattgtagtgtgaagttgttttttaTGTATAGTTTTATAAGTAAGTGGTAAAAGAGGAATTGGGCTTAAACCTGGTTGAGGATAAGGATCTGTGGTCTCTGTCATCAGTGACCAAAATATTTACTTAAGCTGGTGAGTAAAATGTCATAACAGATCATAGACCCCTTTGGGTTCCTGTTGAATACACATTGTTTTATGTCAATTTAATTGACTTAGATCAGAGGCTGCAAATACTGATGATAATGTGAGGGTGAAGTCTACTGAACTTTTAAGTTTCAACTTTgaaggagtgttttttttttctgaaaacttcATTAATATCAAAAGTAAGTGGAGAGGAGTAAACTATTTTGAGAGCTGTGaacattgaaatgttttacGTTGAAATGTTATGTATTCAGTTATGAGTGTTCAGCAttcaactaaataaataaatcaatcaatttgATTGAACtaaataaattgtttgtgtAAGGCGTGTGTTTATATTGTGCTAATCCAACTTAAAAGGTTTAAGACAATCAGTTTCCTCAAATGAATTGAGTAGCTTCAACAAAGTTTTAAGTTGTCACAACTAGAATGTAATAATTTGCTTTAGTGACAGAAAACTGAGTAAATAAAACTTAAGTGGTAATATTTGTGTAAAGAAGATCCATTTAAGTTAGTCTTACTTAATTCAGATAAGTTTGGAGAAATGCTACATATGAGTGTAAAATACTTCTTAGTTTTAAGTTCAATGAATTGAATGGAATTGGTACTATTAACTTTAAGTTACCTTAACAATAATTTACTTGAGTTACTTGTATGCAAATCAAAGAATTTTTCATGCTTAAATTGTTTGAGTTAATAAACTTAAATGGTTTAAGGCAATAGGTTTCCTCGATCAGTTTGAGTTGAACTAACTCATCGGGTTTTACAGTGTAGAATAACTGCATATTGTGTCACATTCAGCACCCCATATGGCAGAGCTGACAGGAccaaagaaattaaaatcagATGGCAAGACTCATTTTTTTTAGGATGTGTGGTACCTCCACACAAAATAGATGAATGCTAAATCCCATGCATTCACTGCTGTGTACTACAAAccttacatttacatacatatactgttgtaggtgggtgtgggtgtggctcatCTGAGGGGAGAGGCAGGTGGGAGTGGCTCACGGGAACAGGGCGGggttaattagcacaggtgttcctggTCACTAGTTGCTCGGCCAGGAATGAGtcaattagcacaggtgttcaGTGTCACTAATTACTCTCTCCCTATATATGCAGTAGTGGCTGGGCCTGTCGGGAGGGAAGACAAACATGCCGTGTGGCGAGCAGCAGCACAGTAAAAAGAGCTGAACCGGGCCTCTTTGTGTATTTAAACACGGTGGTTTGATTggtgtttgcgtgcatgcacaATAAAAGGGAATTATTCCTGCAACTTCGGTGTTCACTGTCAATTTGTGCTGATTAAGAACCTGTGGTGGCTGAAGATTGCCAGAACTGTATATCAGCTATGTATTAGGCCAGGGTTGCCTTTCAATGAATCAGTAAAGTTACcgtcttctttttttactgaaatgttcTTAACACTTCTTTGCGATTAATCACAATCAATCACAGCAAAATCTGTGATTAAcagattttttcattgtttgacaGTCGTAGTTCATgctaaattaattcaattaaacatttaatctcATGTGTTTTTTCTTGATATGCATACTAGACAGCAGaagtactgtacatttgtacaaaTTAATATGATATCCTGATGTCTTCTTCCATTTGCATATTTAGTTCTACGCAAAGTGGGTGTcctgtcaaaataaaacaatagaaGAAGGCAACACTGCTTGGAACTTTCACACAACCCCAAAGCGCCAATCGCAAACAATAACCATCTATTCATGGCTTAAGTATTCTGTGCAGGAGTCGTATGGATTCTAGGATTCTAAGATTACGATTTAGAATTGTACGATTCTAAAGACCAAAGCAGCCACATGCGTCTCAAATGCTGAATATAATTCTATAAGTTCTATTAGTTACTGTATGGCTTGTCTCCAGCAAAAAGCCCCAAGCAGCCTcttaaacaggaagcagagactGGCCACAGCAGGATGATTTACACATATTTCAGACCGTTTATTGTTGGCTTCCGCCACAGAGTTGACTCCCAACTGGCCCGACTGGATCATTTTTCTCTACGCTGCATGCTCAGCGCCATAccttaaaactgaaaatgagcaaaatgcTCTCTTAGAATGATTACATCTCACAGGGATAAAATGTACTATTAGATGTTTAAAACCCCTTTGTGTTATCCGTTTTCTTTTCCAGATTTGAAATAACTCATATGGAACATTTTTTCCTGCTGCTTTAATCCCTTGGATGTTATTTCCCCAGCATGCCCTGGCATTTTCTGCACACTTGTTATAAATTGAATTAACCCGCTACCTGGAGAAAGTGACATTCCCAGCTACATCTACAGTAAAAGCGATTCTCTAACAGGGCTGAGAatagaatatatttaaacacTTCCGTAAATAAGGTACACAAAGCATATTGAATCGGTTGCTTCCACATAGGTGTGGTTCCTGagttaattaatcaattaatcaattaaccaTCATGCTCAAGATCCTGTAAacaaatgctgagcaggcctgCTAGCCCATAATTTTGATTAGAATGGCTATAAGACAGGTGGCactgtggtgcagtgggtagcactgtctcctcacagcaagaaggtcctgacTTTGAATCCGACCTGGGCCTTTGTGTGTGAAATTTGCATGTTCTatccgtgtccgtgtgggtttcctctgggtactctggtttcctccaaaagtccaaagacatgcaggtaggctgattggagactctaaattgcccataggtatgagtgtgtgagttaatgacgagtgaaagtgtgtgtgctctctctggcCTGCAAAAGATTGGCGgtctgttcagggtgtattcctgcctcttgcccaatgcatgctgggatagactccagcaccccctgcgaccctgcccaggataagcgggtatagataatggctAGATGGCTATAGGACAAGACCTCTGTGACTTACAGTAGAAGGGTTATTGTTGGCAGGAGCTTCAGCAAAGACAGTTGTATTTGCTCATGTTTCATGAGGAACATTGTCTAAACCAATGTCTACCCCTACCACAGGTACAGTAAATCAGTTAAGTAATTTTTATGTTACTCTCCATGTGTAACATGTGATTAATGTCATATTTATGCACTGACACTACTGCTCAGTTGCTTTCACAAGTGAATATGAACAGTCAATCTAAAATGAATCAACAAATCCAAATAAGACCTGCAGTCAGTATTCAAGTATTCTTGAATATTAGTATTCAAGCCTGTGGGAAAGACACCATCAACAAAGGGAATCTTTGGTGGGAATCAAGATGTATGTGCATTACCTTCTGGCAAGAGCATGAGATACAAGCAAATGCAAAtcaattaaatgcacatttcaattTAAGTGGTGAGCAGGAAGTTTCATCAAGAACAGTCCATCGGGAACTGTACAGTGCAGGATGCCATAGTTGGGCTGTAGTACACAAACCTCTCATTACCCTTGGAATGTACATTTGCGAGTACAGTGGTGCCAAGAGTATGGGCAATGGACTATTGAGAATCAGAGAAAATAGAGGAGGCCCACACTCTTGCATGCAGATAAACAAAAGGCTGATTTATCGAACAGACGTTTAGCCCATCACAGCTTCATCAGTGTCCGACTACTGAGAAGCAGAAAAATATGGAAAGGGAGATGACTCAGTGGCGACACCTACAGGCATGGAACCTGGTACTCATCAATAATCAGAAAAGGTGCTGCTTGCGTaaagacacaggcacacactctttaaattcttgtttttgtgttggatttgtttttggattttcattttgtttatctgAACTCCTCCTCAAAGATAGAATATACTGGCCCTTGACCAGGTCCCCTTCGAAAtgctttatgtaaatattttcctgcatgaaaaatatatagcaaaaatatGTGGCAAAAAGAAATCcagagcatttacattgtacatTAATGTTCTTGTTAGAAATGCTCAAAACTATCAAGCAACTTATAGTAACCATATATTGTCAATAGTGTACTAATAggtcattttaaagaaattttaacTAAAATTAAGCAAAGAAAACCAttgtcactttttaaatttataaaatgttctGATTGCAACCAGTTTTCATTTACTAAAAGTTTAGATGTTAATACCTACAAAAAAATTGTAACATAAAAGACCAGATCTGCCTTTAAAGCTTATTTCCATGATCACCTGTCTCCTAGAAATGTTCAAAGAAGCTGGCTACTCTGGAATGACTTCTTTTATTCTAAAAACTCAGATTTAACACGGGTCAATTGTTTGAGAAATAATGTATTTCTGGACAAACAGTTTTTCTATTAACCCCAGTCTTCACGCACAAAAAGGATcctgaaaattaaaacataactGAATGAAAATTAGCGATGAAATTAACAAGAATGAGAACAGTGGTACTTCTCTGAACATTATCATTGCTCATTCCTACCTGACGCTTAAAAAATGTAGCACTAGATATACGActtaagaaatatatttaagaTCTCTAGAAGAATTAAACCAGAACTAAGATAATTAACTGAGGAACGGTATTTCAACAGTGAAGTAAGGAAGCACCACATAAAGACTCTGCAAGAAAAACTTGCAGACAAAAATACATACTTCATTCTCACAGAGAACCCTGTGTGGCTGCCAGAACAGTTGTTAACATACAAAgtcaaaacaaacactgaaaacattgaTGGGACATTGAGGAGATGTTACAGAAACTGGATTCCCCCATCTGTGACATGGAAGGAGCACCTCCTAGTGCTCTTCGTCCTCAAGCAGGAGGACGTGACGGAAAAGACCCGCTTTCGGTCCGACGCGTTGCCTTTCGAGAAGTACAGCCTGTGGGTGACTATGCCCTGCCACGCCCTGCACAGGTAAGCTTTGCTGAGGTCTGTGTGAGCAGATGACCAGCGCCTGtgtgaagaagaggaggaggaggagtcttCAGACGCGTAGTTCCTCATGACGGCGTGCGTGGTGGCGAACACCACGATGCCGGTGTCCTTCAGCAGCCTCTCCAGGACCCTGGTGCATTTCCTAAGGTTGGACTCCTGCAGTGCCAGGCTCTCCCCTCCGCTGGCCCTGTCCACCCAGTAGAAGGCGGAGATGCTGTCCAGGATGAGGGCCGAGAGGGAGGGCCGGCTGCAGAACATGCCCTCCAGGTAGTGCAGggtgaggaggagctggacgCCGCTGCTGCAGTGGACGACGTAGAGCCGGGCCAGGCTGGCGCGGACCGCGTCCTCCGCACCAGAGGGCAAACGCCGCTCCAGAACGGCCACGAGCCGCAGCGTGTCCAGGTGGTAGTCCGTGTCTACGAACACCACCTCCGCCTCCAGGCCCCCGTTCGCCTCGGGGAGGATGCAGCGGGCCACCAGGTGGTACAGTGCCTCGGTCTTGCCCGTTCCCTCCCCGCCATGGAACTCCACCACGTCTCCTGTTCCATCCGGAAAACCTTGGTTAAAGCAACTACATCCACACTGGGCCTAATTAATACCCTTTCTATGCATTGCTAAATATGCCTTCATGTTCTGGATTATGGCCCTAAAATACAAACATTGCCACTTGTCTCCTTACATTTACTGCAGACCACCCCTAATTGCGGTTTTCTATAATGTATTAGCCGAGTATCCTCCCTGACTGTCTCAGTACTAGTCCACTGTGTACAATGCTCTGTGCTAGCACTGTGAGCCTCATTCTAACATCCCTTAATCAGTTGACCTGAATAATTAGCCTAATACTGATCTGATTTTCACATGTATTAACTGCCAGTCACCCACTTGTAAATCCTTGTGGGGTCTGATGTGCTAATACACATATCTTTATTAagacaattatttaattttagatattcataaataattttcGAAATAATAGGTTTCATTACTACATCTGAGATGTAAAAACTTAAATAGTTACTTCATTCAGCACTATGGGTTGAACTACTTGAGTTCAGCCAGAGGAACAAAATCCTTTATAGAAGACACAGAAGGTCTCTGGCACTTAATGTGTGTAACACTGCTTACAGTGCTTATACTTCAGTAGTCAGAATTGGTTCCACTTAAATTAAAGCTACTTAAGTAATCTCTTGTCCATGCTGAAACTGACCTTTAACTGGACCACTGTCTTCGGGGAAAATACGTGGCTCAATATTCTCAAGTGATCGCCTTCCTTCAAGTCTTGCAAGCAACTGTAAGCAAAAAGGCAGCACATTTGACTTCATCTGACCCCGAAGTAAATAACTTATTCATCATATTGACATCCATTGCACAGCCTGGGGTGGGCAATGAGTGCTGTGCCCATTTCTGGATCACATGCCAacttctattattatttatttcacaagttCAATCATGTGTTGTGACATTTTTGCAACATTTATTGATAAGTCCATGAGTCACAGATGATGACCTTTTTGTGTCTCTATATTAGACCTTTTACAATGGTCTAATCTGGTGGACCAGCAATGGCATACAGCCAATTAGCCAAGTGAGCCAGACTAATTAGTGGAAGCAAAAACCTGAATACACACTGGCCCTTGAGGAATGAAAGTGCCCACCTCTGACATAAATTCCTTTAAATatcccacaaaataaaaagatgtatattattatattattatagttataattttaaaactatattaaatagaTTCTATTATATTATGAACTTGCTATTCTGCTGAGATTCTGTTTTTTACCCTGAAatctaaaaaattattttacttccCACTTCTGTAGGATTTGGTACTGACCTTTGAAATCCAAGTTCATGATGTCAATAACAAACAGATTTTGgacataaaatgttttccccACCAACCAGCAGAGATGAAAAACTGGCTCTTTATACCAGCATGTTAATGTGCCTGCACGTGACTTTACAAATAAAGACCGTACCTCAGGGGCTTGTATCATTACTTGTTGTAGCTGTGtatacacataaaaatgtagGAGTAATGTAACAGGAAAATATAGCTTTACAGGGAGAAACACAGCATTGCTTACTTGGAATAACTGTTAGCTGGCTAATGCTATGCTGTGTTATGAAAGGGTGGTGAGAGAAAAAATGGCACCAATGATCAGAAAGATGAAACGGTATAACTTTGTTATCAGAGAgaggctgaaggaaccttttagttccttgaaaagtagttcctgagactaaaagttccgggtactttgggtggaaacgcggctttacatTAGCTGACAAGAAAGCAATCTAACTTGGTTTTTGATATTTGTTAGAAGGCTTTCTGTCAAACTGTTGCTACATATCAACAGCTTTAAATAGAAGAAACATTCCCTCCTCAGCCCTCCAGGTCCCCTGTTCAGAAAATACAGCGGAACCACAGAGATCCAAGTGTCAGTTATAGAGAAACTGGTCAACAAAACAGGATATGAATCCAGAAGCAGCCTTAAGCAATTACATCTTAGTACCTTTGTTATTATCACTGATGCAAAAAGTGAGCATTGAACATAAATGAGTCATATGTCCCATTGACAGAAGAATGGAAATGGGCTTCTCCCTTTATAACTGTGTTTTTTATAACTGTTAGCCTATATCACTCAAGTTAACACCAGAAAGGTGGGAACAAATAAACTAGTTATGTATGATTGTTTTTCTGTCTACAGCAGGAGTCAAAACATATAATTTCAGTGGATCAAGGGTCATGTCGATCCAATCAGAAGTCTAATCAAGTGACAATAAGTCTAGCTGGTAACAAACCTTCCTTTCA
This is a stretch of genomic DNA from Anguilla rostrata isolate EN2019 chromosome 4, ASM1855537v3, whole genome shotgun sequence. It encodes these proteins:
- the xrcc2 gene encoding DNA repair protein XRCC2 — protein: MSHRHSSSAESGAQLLARLEGRRSLENIEPRIFPEDSGPVKGDVVEFHGGEGTGKTEALYHLVARCILPEANGGLEAEVVFVDTDYHLDTLRLVAVLERRLPSGAEDAVRASLARLYVVHCSSGVQLLLTLHYLEGMFCSRPSLSALILDSISAFYWVDRASGGESLALQESNLRKCTRVLERLLKDTGIVVFATTHAVMRNYASEDSSSSSSSHRRWSSAHTDLSKAYLCRAWQGIVTHRLYFSKGNASDRKRVFSVTSSCLRTKSTRRCSFHVTDGGIQFL